In one window of Gossypium arboreum isolate Shixiya-1 chromosome 4, ASM2569848v2, whole genome shotgun sequence DNA:
- the LOC108459368 gene encoding F-box/LRR-repeat protein 4-like has translation MDDMLCDELLQEIFRKLPSTPPSSLSVSLVSKRWLNLYRCSKASLSLKFLPHNSMIISLSSLLSHYPSLSFLSLVLSDAADFPSSNNNSSITAFFDNLLFVVSSSCSNLHHLRFLAGPVSCLSLFSLSKSCSQLTSITTSLSRPLFLNWVVSFPCLKELCLHVCSTDDVDDGDKQFGLSLNEELDVKFGLETLRVSGIQADDKGISWLWRNCQRLKKLQLRSCESVGHGESFASFICCVEGLEEVELRKCRSIIDRVLLRLAENCASLISLLIYDGCSREGLLEFITTCRCNLQKLDLRLPLDLNNDHLLAIAMNLRGLSTLRLQSCCLVTGEGLHVLGVALNPTLEELALINCDVVDREVGLLATLGQNLGMLRKLDLSYNEMLVDKELISMLVSCNHLTELKLRGCRKLTSMTMVTISKTCNGLQSIDIMNCPGIGAQAVEFFVLNCPQMKQIVVEESKVSDMARTWACHKFIEVTSGS, from the coding sequence ATGGATGACATGTTATGTGATGAGCTACTGCAAGAAATATTCAGAAAGCTGCCATCAACCCCACCATCTTCTTTATCTGTTTCTTTAGTTTCCAAACGTTGGCTTAACCTTTATAGATGCTCAAAAGCATCTCTTTCTCTCAAGTTTCTACCACACAATTCTATGATTATCTCCTTGTCTTCTCTTCTTTCTCACTACCCttctctttctttcctttctcttgTTCTGTCTGATGCAGCCGATTTCCCCTCTTCCAACAACAATTCAAGCATCACTGCCTTTTTCGACAACTTGCTTTTCGTTGTTTCTTCCTCTTGTTCTAACCTGCATCACCTCAGGTTCTTAGCTGGCCCTGTTTCTTGTCTGTCTTTGTTTTCTCTATCCAAATCTTGTTCCCAACTTACTTCAATTACTACCTCATTATCTAGACCTCTTTTTCTCAACTGGGTTGTTTCGTTTCCTTGCTTAAAGGAGTTATGTTTACATGTATGCTCAactgatgatgttgatgatggaGATAAGCAATTTGGGTTGTCTCTAAATGAAGAATTGGATGTCAAATTTGGGTTAGAAACTCTCCGTGTATCAGGAATTCAGGCAGATGATAAGGGTATCAGTTGGCTATGGAGGAACTGTCAAAGGCTTAAAAAATTACAGCTGAGGAGCTGTGAGAGTGTTGGTCATGGAGAGTCATTTGCATCATTTATCTGTTGTGTGGAAGGTCTTGAAGAAGTAGAGTTAAGGAAATGTAGGAGTATAATCGATAGAGTTCTATTAAGATTAGCTGAGAATTGTGCTTCATTGATTTCTCTATTGATCTATGATGGATGTAGTAGAGAGGGTTTGCTTGAATTCATAACAACTTGCAGGTGTAATTTGCAGAAACTTGACCTTAGATTGCCATTAGACCTCAACAATGATCACCTCTTAGCCATTGCTATGAATTTAAGAGGTCTCTCAACACTTAGGCTTCAAAGTTGCTGTCTGGTTACTGGTGAAGGTCTGCACGTTCTTGGGGTTGCCTTGAACCCCACACTCGAAGAATTGGCTTTAATAAACTGCGACGTTGTCGATCGAGAAGTAGGGTTGCTAGCCACATTAGGACAAAATTTGGGGATGTTAAGGAAACTGGACTTGTCTTATAATGAAATGTTGGTTGATAAGGAGTTGATTTCAATGCTAGTTTCTTGCAATCATCTGACAGAATTGAAGTTGAGAGGTTGCAGGAAGCTAACAAGTATGACCATGGTTACCATATCTAAGACCTGCAATGGCTTGCAAAGTATTGATATTATGAATTGTCCTGGGATTGGGGCTCAGGCAGTGGAGTTCTTTGTCTTGAATTGCCCTCAGATGAAACAAATTGTGGTTGAGGAGAGCAAGGTTTCAGACATGGCTAGGACATGGGCTTGTCATAAATTTATAGAGGTAACTTCTGGTTCATGA